ACCTAAGATACACGTAATAACTGCTGAAAGCGATGAAGACTATATCGAGGAAATACTTAATATATATATAAATAAACAAAATATTAAAAATATATCTTTAAATGCGTATACATTTGCAAAGGAGTATTTAGATTGGAATAGTGTTAAAAAAAGATTTATTCAACAAATAAATGAAGTAAGTGAGGGTTAGAATGATTTATTTAATCCCTAGTATTATCGTAATTTTATTAAATTCTTTTATTTATAAAAAATATTATGCTAAAAATTATTACAAAAAAGCAGTTTTATTTTTTGGAAGTAGTATATTTGTGTTTATTTCTAGTTTGAGATATAAAACAGGAACTGATTGGACTGCATATTATGATTTTTTTAATAAAATTACCAATGATAATTATTATAGCTTTTATTTTGAGCCACTTTTTAAAGTGTTTTCCATTTTAATAAAAAATATAAATTCAAACTTTAATTTTTATTTGTTTTGTATTTCTATAAATTTCGTTTTTTTGATCTTAATCATAGATAAAATCTTAAGTATGACAAACATGTATTATAATAAATCTATTTTGTTTTTATCGGTTTATTTATATACATTTTCATATTATATGGGCGGAATTCGACAACAAATATCTTTTTTCTTTTCAACTGTATCCTTGTTTTATTTATTAAAAAATAAAAAAATACTATCTTTAATTTTCTTTATTATAGGATTTTTATTTCATTATTCAGCAATTTTATTTTTGGTTAATTATATCATTTATCATTATACATCAGATAAAAAGAATACTTTTCTAACAATTTCTTTTAAAAAAGGAGTTTTAATTTTAATCATTTTTTTTATATTAATTTATGGCATATTCGAAACACCAATATTTACTCTTTCATTTGGAAATTCTAATCTGATAAAAAAATATATAATTTCTTATCGAGGTAATTCTTCTATAAACTCAATATTAAATTATTCATTAAGAAATTTTATTTTAATCTTTGAAAGAGTCATTATTTTAATAATAATTTTTCTTGTTAGAAAAAATTATACCTGTAATAAAATATCTAAATTTTTCTTTATTATGTATATTTTTGGTTCTATATTTTATATATTTTTTATGTTTATAGCTCGAAATATTGCCGGAAGAGGCATTTTATATTTTAGATATGCAGATATTTTTTTCTTTTCTACATTATCTGAACCTATAGCAAAAACTTTTTTTAACAAAAATTCTATTAAACATCAGAATTTATCAAAATTTATATCTACTTTAATATTGTTATATTTACTTATTAGATTTTATGTTACTATTTTAGTTGCAAATAAAATTTTTTATTATCCATATAAAAATATAGTATTTTAGTTAATTGAAAGGGGTTAATAATGAAAATTTTAATTATTAGTTCTAACTATTTATGTGAGTTTTCTGGTGGAGGGTTAGGGTTACGAAAAATAATAGAAGGGCTAAATAATATAGATTTTATTGATGAGATTGGATTGATTAATAGGGAAGAAATTAATACAAGTAAATGTCCTATATTTTTCCATAAGCTTAAAAAAATTTATTTTTTTAAAAATAATAAGTTTATAAATTTAAAAAGTAAAATTTATGGTGAAGCAACATTTTTAAATTTATATTGGGAAAAAATTAAAAAAATTATAGATGAGTACGATATTCTTTTTTTTCAAGGAACTAGATTTGGGTCAATTGTAAAAAATGTAAAAAGCATATTTAGAAATAAAAAAATAATTGTTCAAGTTGAAAATTTTGAATATAAATATTCTAAAATATATTATAATAATAAATTTTTCTTAAAAATTATACAACCAATTGAAATGTTAAATGTGAAAAAAAATGAATATTTATCCCTTTATTATAGTGATATTATTTTATTTTTGACAAAGTTAGATAGGGATGAAATTATACAGTTTTATTCTTTAGATAAAGAATTATTGTTTAAAGAAAAATCTTTTATAGTGCCTCATGCCCAAAAACAAAAGGTTTCGTTAAAAAAAATAGAAGTTAATTTACATAAAAAAATTAAAAATATCATATATAATAAAGAATTACGAATTTTATTTACTGGAAGTTTTGATTATAAACCGAATATTGAAGCTGCAAATTTTCTTCTAAAGGTTTTTAATAAAATACCCAATATAAATAAAAAGTATAAATTTATTTTAATTTTTGCAGGTAGAAATGCAAATAAATTAAATATTAAAAAATCAAAAAATATAGAAATTTATAATAATTTAAATGATGAGGAAATGTCAAAAATCTTTTTGTCTAGCGATATTTATATATCACCTGTTTTTAAAGGAAGTGGAATGAAAACTAAAATAGCAGAAGCCATGTCTTATGGACTTCCAATATTATCTAGTTATCATTCTATAATAGGATATGATTATATTATAGAAAATTTAAAAAACATAAACTTTATTAAACTTTTTAATGATAATGATATAGAAGATTTTTTGGATAATTTTTCTTTCTTGTTAAATTTAATAGAAAATAATTATGCCGAGTTATCATATGAAGCATATAATACATTTTCTGAAAAATATTCTATAGAATATTTTTCAGAAAATTTAAAGCGTATTTTAGATACCCTTATCTATAATAAGGAGATGAATGAGTAAAATGCAAATCCGATCCCGAGTTCCATTAAGAATAAGCTTTGGAGGTGGTGGAACAGATGTTTCACCATATTGTGATAAATATGGAGGATATGTAATTAATACAACAATAAATAGATATGCCACAGTAACCTTAAAACCAACAGAAAATAAAGATATTATTATAAAAAGTATTGATTATGATAAAACAATAAAATTTGATATAGACCAATTTTTAGCATATGATGGTCAATTAGATTTAATAAAAGGTGTAATCAATTATATGAAAGAAAATTATAACATAAATCAAGGATTTGAATTATATATTCAAAACGATGCACCTCCTGGTTCTGGATTAGGTTCATCATCAGCAATATGTGTTGCATTAATAGGCGCATTTCAAGAATGGCTGAATTTACCATTAACTCCATATGATATTGCAGAACTTGCATTTAAAATAGAAAGAATAGACTTAAGAATAAGAGGTGGAAGACAAGATCAATATGCAGCAGCATTTGGTGGATTTAACTTCATGGAATTTTATGATTCCAAAACAATAGTAAATCCATTAAAATTAAGGGAAGAAATAATAAATGAATTAAATCATAGTTTAGTAATTGCATATGTAGGTGG
This is a stretch of genomic DNA from Marinitoga piezophila KA3. It encodes these proteins:
- a CDS encoding GHMP kinase — its product is MQIRSRVPLRISFGGGGTDVSPYCDKYGGYVINTTINRYATVTLKPTENKDIIIKSIDYDKTIKFDIDQFLAYDGQLDLIKGVINYMKENYNINQGFELYIQNDAPPGSGLGSSSAICVALIGAFQEWLNLPLTPYDIAELAFKIERIDLRIRGGRQDQYAAAFGGFNFMEFYDSKTIVNPLKLREEIINELNHSLVIAYVGGSHNSSEILEKQIKNVKSKNKKSVEAMHEIKEIAVEMKNALVIGKLGKFGLLMDKAWNYKKQMADGITNEKIDRIYEEAKKAGALGGKISGAGGGGFMFFFADIDKRYEVIKTLKNEGAEIINYTFEDKGLHTWKVER
- a CDS encoding EpsG family protein, yielding MIYLIPSIIVILLNSFIYKKYYAKNYYKKAVLFFGSSIFVFISSLRYKTGTDWTAYYDFFNKITNDNYYSFYFEPLFKVFSILIKNINSNFNFYLFCISINFVFLILIIDKILSMTNMYYNKSILFLSVYLYTFSYYMGGIRQQISFFFSTVSLFYLLKNKKILSLIFFIIGFLFHYSAILFLVNYIIYHYTSDKKNTFLTISFKKGVLILIIFFILIYGIFETPIFTLSFGNSNLIKKYIISYRGNSSINSILNYSLRNFILIFERVIILIIIFLVRKNYTCNKISKFFFIMYIFGSIFYIFFMFIARNIAGRGILYFRYADIFFFSTLSEPIAKTFFNKNSIKHQNLSKFISTLILLYLLIRFYVTILVANKIFYYPYKNIVF
- a CDS encoding glycosyltransferase family 4 protein, translated to MKILIISSNYLCEFSGGGLGLRKIIEGLNNIDFIDEIGLINREEINTSKCPIFFHKLKKIYFFKNNKFINLKSKIYGEATFLNLYWEKIKKIIDEYDILFFQGTRFGSIVKNVKSIFRNKKIIVQVENFEYKYSKIYYNNKFFLKIIQPIEMLNVKKNEYLSLYYSDIILFLTKLDRDEIIQFYSLDKELLFKEKSFIVPHAQKQKVSLKKIEVNLHKKIKNIIYNKELRILFTGSFDYKPNIEAANFLLKVFNKIPNINKKYKFILIFAGRNANKLNIKKSKNIEIYNNLNDEEMSKIFLSSDIYISPVFKGSGMKTKIAEAMSYGLPILSSYHSIIGYDYIIENLKNINFIKLFNDNDIEDFLDNFSFLLNLIENNYAELSYEAYNTFSEKYSIEYFSENLKRILDTLIYNKEMNE